The nucleotide sequence atgaaataacacatatggaatcaatcatgtagtaaccaaaaaaaaggttaaacaaatcaaaatatattttatatttgagattcttcaaagtagccaccctttgccttaatgacagctttgcacacacttggcgtTCTCTGGAACACTAGAGGCAAAGCAAATTAACATTGTCTTcaagacaaaataaataaaacaattggGACAAAATGTAACTGTGATCTCTGGTTAAAGAACGAGCTTTGACGTTCGGGTACTCGATTACTCATGCCCATCCCTGCTTTGATGAATAGTCTATATAGCCTATAGATCAGATCAAGGAGCCAAGCGACAACACTGCCCCCACTGCGGAAGGAATGATACAGCGTGTCTTCATTTTCAGGTAGTAAAAAAGTAAGTAAAAAGCCGGAGCCTATTACAAAGATACGCCCCTTTTGTGATGAAAAATTACATTGCAACACTCCGAATCGTACGTCTGCGTAGAGCTTGTAGTAAGCTTAAGTGGTTAGCATTTTGCAATCAAGCTCCTCTTGTTAACAGAagagaatcccctcctggatcaagaggcttgctgtctaatatttgtttgagtagcatttttgagttacttgtataactgtatgagctgggatgtctgtACTCCAAATAGTTTGTGTGAAAGGTTTGCATGTTAGCATTTAGCTAGCATTTGctatgggattttacatgtacttgttagcattgaTAACCTTCTGATTGCCGTTGTGTGTTTTAGTGCCGGTATTACGGTATGGCACAAAGTCGGTATGGGGGGGTTATACTTgcctaacatatggaattgttttaagatggtcataccatggatcatttagctatttgatttagaatttaaggaccctgtaggtataaaaaatacatatatttacaaatgatttgataaaatatagaatttgcccatagaaacacatgaaatgacacattcataaatggcaaaacagaCAGTCAAAAAATGTATCCAAAGGAATAagattttgaagtgtctgtcttatatcaatgagatataagaaagctcagatttatttaaaaaaaaaaaaaaattaacccATTCATTTTTTTTACCTGTCTGGCAccagtgggacggtagcgtcccacctgaccaacatccagtgaaagtgcagggcgccaaattcaaacaacagaaatctcataataaaaattcctcaaacatacaagtattatacaccattttaaagataaacttcttgttaatccagccacagtgtctgatttcaaaagggctttacggcaaaagcacaccatgcgattatgttaggtcagcgcctagccacagaaaaccatacagccattttccaatcaaggagaggtgtcacaaaagtcagaaatagcgttaaaattaatcacttacctttgattatcttcatctgatggcactcctagatctccatgttagacaataaatgtttgttttgttcgataaagttcatctttatgtccaaatacctcctttttgttcgcacgtttagtccagtaatccaaatgcacaaggcgcaggcactaagtccagacgaaaagtcaaaaaagttccattacagtttgtagaaacatgtcaaacgatgtatagaatcaatctttaggatgtttttatcataaatcttcaataatattccaaccggacaattcctttgtctttagaaatgaaagggaacggAGCTCGCGCGTGACCAAACTCAAGGCTTTCAGCCAGACCACTGGTTCAAACAGCTCGTATTCGCTCCTCTTTCacaatagaagcctgaaacaacgttctaaagactattgacatctagtggaagccttagctaagtgcaatatgaccccatttacactgtatattggaaaggcaatcacttgaaaaactacaaacctcagatttcccacttcctggttggatttttctcgggttttcgcctgccatatgagttctgttatactcacagacatcattcaaacagttttagaaacttcagagtgttttctatccaaatctactaacaatatgcatatcctagcctctgggcctgagtagcaggcagtttactctgggcacgcttttcatccggacgtgataatactgccccctaccccaaagaagttaactgatACCTGGTTACCTTCAGAagagtcctgtgacacttgtgggggtcgtagaacAAAACAGAGAACAGCATCAGTGGTGATTAAAAAGTGAGTATacgcaatgcccactgaaaagAATAGTGGGTATACAGCGTATAGCCCCTACTACACCACTGGGCTAAAGTCTTCCACTCAGGGACCAGACGCGAACCTGATGAAATGACTAAGTGAAGCAATGTccttctctatgtctctctatgtctatgATGCATTTTTAACCCCAGAGTAAATAGGTGTTGTCTTTCTGGCGGGTTAAGAATGTGTTGCTATGCACAGAGGCCTTCACCCCCTCTGATACCCTGCGTCATTCACTCATTGAGAGTGAATTCATTTTTGATTCCCATGAGTTGCTTGCTAGGCACTGAATGAATGCCTCGTAACAGTGCTCTGTGAGGGACTGGGGGGCCCAGAAGTACTGGTAGGTATCCAAGGATGTCGTAGGCGTACTGGTGTGTTAAATTATCCAGGTCCTGCAGGAGATGGAGCCCTCGGCTGTCCTTACTCAAGCCTCTGGTATTCTGCTAATCTGAGTGGGCGTATATGAGTCAGTggtcattgtgtgtctgtgtgtatccatcCTTAATCTTTTCAGCAGTTCCTCTATTTGTTCCTTTCTTTGTTGTATACTCTACAGTCTACATTCACTCCCCCAGAATCTAGCTGCCATTTTTGGATCCCCTTTCCACCCCTCCTCCCGTTCCTGTCCTTTCTGCCCCCCACATTCTCTCACTCCTCCACCAAGATTCCAACTGTCCCCTACCACTCTGCTCACTAAGTATCATGCTCATGTTTTTCATGCATGTGTTTTCCATAGGGAGTCGACAGGTCCCTTAAGCACAATTACATTGTCACATTGACAGTTAGGCCCGGGGCCTACATTGTTATAACAAAATTGTTACATTGCTGTAATAACACAACATGGAGAAATAACAAACTGAATCTGCACACAGTTTACCAAATGCTGAGTACAGCTAGGGAAGGACTTACTTTATATATCACATTGACTGGTCCCTATGGTCAGAGTGGTTTTCTGGACTGTGGAGTGCAGCTCTACAACCACTCATTAGCCTGTAGTTCTCATAGTTTAACCTCTTCAAGAGGTTTTTAAGAGGGCACATTACTTGTGAGTGATCCATCAAGGCCAGAGGATGTAGGCTAATCCCAGGATAGAAACTTATAACATTCACTCTGTTGACGCGATCATAAGTAAAATATTTAATATTACTCAAGGTCAAATAAAGCAAGAGTCAAGGGTGATGATAAATTAatatactgtaggctacttgCTTTGAGCTGTCACTCACTCCTATGATTTGATACAAGAGTTGTTTGACATGTCCAAATGTGGTCCCTGAGTTTCCTTGCCCTTTAGTGGCTCTGTTCTGAGTAATTTGTAGTTCCTCTCTCAAAAAAAGAGGAAACCAAAAAAGGAACTGAGATTTTCCCAAACTCAAAAAGGAGGCCGACCTTATCCATGCTATAAGTTAAAACCTCACAATTCTCACATGTAATCCTCATGGGTCATTCTGAAGGGAAAACAGCAGGGGCTAAAGGTTGGGAGTTCAACACACCATAACTAAAAATCATATATTATAGATTATACAGACAGAGGGGATTGATAGCAGCATCATTGATTTATGGGAGCACATAACTTTGGTTATATGTAGAACAGAACCATGGTGTTCCTGTTGACATGATTGATGCGACTACTCTGGCCTGATGGGATCAAGTGGCTTATTCATGCATCATCGTTTGCTTGGTATTTGACCCTGAGTGTGTTTTAAGAGCATAACCCTGAACCCTGACCCCTTTCTGCAGCCCCAACGCAGCACAATGAGAGGCTTAAAGTGTGGCCAAAGAGTATAACATAGTCTAGTAAATAACTAACACGTGGCCCCTTACTTTGGGGAATTAGATCTTCAAGGTTTGTTGTTTTGGGTCCCAAATTAACATTTGAAGAGTTAGATGGGTTAGATTTGGACACTGTTGAGTGCGCTTTTTAATAATGTGCTCTAATTTTCCCATTATTTAGGGAGAGTGAAAATGGTACAGAAAGATACTGAGCATGAGCGAGAGACAGTGCAGAAAGAGCAAGCCAGCCCTGCTGCTGCAgggaaaagagggaggggggatgtGGGGAAGTGAGATGGATTTCCCGTAAATCACCATCCACCAATCACAGCTCCTACCCAGGTTGGCAGTGGGCCAGTGGGATCAAGCGACACCAAGCAACCGAGATACACAGCAAGATTACAGagtgaagtagagagagagagagagagagagagttgaacgAGACCTATAATACAGAGAGTGAGTTATCATTTGTAAGGATAGGGGTATATACTAGCAGAATATTTGACTTTAGTTTAGTGAAAAACGGATAACCAGAAGAGACTGCAGACCTGCAATTCGGACCTGCCTCTGTCGGTAGGTCTATGTTTCCTTCCTCAGTGTCTATTTTTCCGTCCAGTTCTTTGTCAAAGGGCCTGTTCTTACTTCCACCCCACTTGATTTCAGTTGGGGTGTGGTGCTGTGTTTTGGAGGAGGGGTACGTGTGCGGATCTCTCGCTTTAGCAGGAAGTGATGATCAGTGAATGAGAAAGCTGGTGTGCCTGGTCAGAGTCTGGGTTAGACAAAGTGTGTgaaggaggggacagagagatagacaggaaAGTGGAGagtaagaataacaataacgaggctaaatacagggggcaccggtactgagtcagtgtgcgggggtacaggctagttgaggtaatctgtacatgtaggtgggggtgaagtgactatgcatagataacaaacaaacagcaagTAGTAGCAGTATacaaaaggagggggggggggggttcaatgtaaattgtcctgaggcgattttattaattgttcagcagcgTAGTTGAGTATTTGCTTAGCATTTACCCCGGTAGTCAACCTGAGCTTGGCGTGTCATAAAGGGAACAGGGCACCTGTCTAAGGGAAGATCAAAAGTGAGGGGGAAAGATAAACTCCTGTGAAGTGCTGGCACACTGATGCAACATGCAGCAACCCTAGCTCTGCAGCTCTAAGCTTACAGTGTTCACTAAGCAGGCCTAGGTCCAAAGCCTCTCTGGCATTTCTCTACTGAATTAAACATGCTCAGATCAGAGGGGTTTTCATTTGAAAGACATACTCCATGCTTGATGCTTGTTAACTGAAAATAAATACAGGAATACAGCATACACCTATATACTGTTGTTGTACAAACATAAATTATGCCATGTTTGACCAGTCTAGCTCATTGCATCTTATCCCAGCAGTTTTCATGTGTATTTTATTTTGCACAGAGGCTGTCAGAGAGTCAACTTAAGGTGTAAATCTTGGCAGGTGTTGTGCAACATTGTTTTGTGCTGCTCGACCAATATTGCGCCCTTCAACACACACTCCTTCTATTCTGTGGAACTGAGGCAGGCCTGTTCCTTGAACATGCCATGTAGCAGTCTTCACAACACAACTACTTCCTGGTGTTAACTACACAGTTGTAACTGTCAAAACAAGGCCGTGATCGAGTTTCCTGTCTCATTCGCTCACCGCAAAACATGAAGTTTCAGCAGAGAAGGAGTTGCGATCAAGTTTCTGTGTCAAGCATACACTTCCTCCATGTTGAGAAAGTGatatgtttcaaatcaaatcaaatgtattggtcacaaaaaaaatatttgctTTCGAACTTTGGAATGAGGCGCAATACAAGGCAGAGATAAACAATTACTAGATCGACTTGTTTCACCGCCACACAAAGCCGGCCATTGTTCCGTTTCTTAGCAGGTTCAAAGTTCAGTTGACATGAGGGAGGCTCTTTCCAGAAGTGAATAAGCTATACTGGGGTTTTTGATTACCCACTCAATGTCCCTGCAATCACAAGCTCTGCTCCGCTCTCTGCTAATGGACAGGTGTGAGGATCGCTTAGATCAGCAAGTTGGTTGTTGTGGAGATGTGCTTCAAATGAAGTGCTGTACACTGAGCTGTTCAGGGACGGACCGTTTTGAATAGTCCAACCAACAGCGAAGTTAGTAAACAGGATAAAACCATGTTTTATTCTgaattgacatcattttctgtttCCTTCTCCAGCAGGTGAGATGGCGGTGAGGCGAAGGATCTTTAACTCGACCAGACCGTTCTCAGGGTCACCCCAAATAGAGCTGAAGGGGTCTTACGCAAGCCTCCCCAGCCCAGAAGACAGGACGAGTGacgaggaggggaaggagagcaAAGGGGACTTCATGCCTTGTTTAAAACCCAGAATAATTAAAGTCCTAACGAAGGGCACAGCAGAACAAGTGGGTGAAGCAGGTCCACTGAACTATCAGAAGAACTCGTTCATAGCCCAGGCTGAATGTGAGTATACTAAGGACGGGCGATACTAGTTTTGATAGGGTTAattgcagagagacagagaatggcACCAAGCTAACACCTGCTGTCTGTGCTTCCCCAGGTGAAACCCAAGACTCTCAGCAGTTCAGCCCTTCCTGCTCCGAACGCTCCTTTGTCGCGTCCCCCAACTGCTTAATCAACCGGTATGACCTCACTTATCCCTCCATAACACACTCCATCATTATCTCCTTACAACTCTCTCAATATTTTGGTTTCTTCTTTAGCTACAAAGCATTAGCTTTAAACCACTAATGTCTTCTTACAGTTTTCGGTTTTTGTGACAGTACTGTATTCACACAGGCATTGCTGTTGTGTCTTCCACAGGGACTCATCAGAGCACAACAATGTGGCGTGTTCCACCGCAGCCTCCAACCATGACAAACCAGGCTCCCCGGCCCACTGCTCACCCAGGAAGAAGCCAAGGAAGAAAcagaagaggaaggaggagaaagaggagcagagggagacagggaagcAGAGACAGAGACGTAGAGTACCTTCTGGTGTCCCTGAGCAGGAGACCCAGACTGGCAGTTCTCCTCAACTGATCCAGACCCAGGTAAGATGAGCACTCTCCCTGTAACATCCTACCGTCAGACACAAAATGGATGACGTTGAACTCTAGTTGAACTTGAAGTGCCTTTCTTGTGATTCATAGTCTGTAGTATGAACCGTAGATGGTCTCATATAGTGTTTGAGCTTCTATCAGCAAACATCCTAGCACAAACATTAGCTTTCCAACCGGTAGGAAGTGATTCAGAGAACTCTTGACTGTCTGAGACAAAGCTTCCTTTCAGGTGTCCATAGTCTTGAAGCCTCACCCACACagatatgtgtctgtgtcagtaTCATTACCTGGAGGTGAAAGCTCTTTCCTGGCAGACAGTCACCTTTAATCACCTGGTGGTTGGTTTGTCTTTTTCCCCTTTAGCAGGACGCTTCAGAGCACCAAAGTAACATCAGCACTTCATACAGTAGCAGTATCCCGAGTTTAGAGGCGCATGACACAAGATGCCCCCCTTACCCCCTCCAGGACTGCAACAGGGGCCCCAGCCATTCCCACCTCTACTGGGGCCCCCAGGTGTTTAGCCCCCCCTCCAACCTCTCCACCTATGGGCAGGAGAGTGACTCAGACTCTCCTCTCAGCAGTGTGGGAGACTGTTCATTGGCCCTAGCAGGGCTCAGGGGCAGTGTCAGTCAGGAAGACCGATGCTATGCAGGTCCCTTCTGCAAAGACTTCTGCAAAGACGTGGAAAGGGATgtcagggagaaggagggagaagtcTCAGAGACTGACACCAACGAGGGCCTGATCTTCAATGAGGTAACTTTCCAGACTGCAGTAGTTGTCGATAAATGCGGTTGTTTACTTGTGGCTTTTTCTGATTCCTCCTTATTAACTCAGCCAATTGTTCTCTCACATTTCCTATTAGAATATTCAGCCTGTGAATTATGAGTACAGGGAGGGGAAGGACTACAGCCTCTGCAAGTCTATCAACACAGGGTCATACGGGGAAGTGCACAGTGTGCAAGACAACAGAACACACTTCAGATTTGGCGCCAAAAAGGTACAACAGCACTTACACTCTCTGTGTATACGTTATCTGTGTGTTATCTCTCACTATTGATAACTATTGaactctcttctccctctccttcctcccagaTTCTCCTGAAGAGTTTTAGTAGTGAGGAAGTGGGTACGTGGAGTGCCCTGAAGTCTCCTCGCGTGGTGGAACTCTTCGGAGTGATCAGAGAGGGGCCCTACGTTGTCCTCTTCATGGACCTCAAAGCTGGTGAgctatacactatactgtaccTCGATCTCAGGCAGTGACCTAGACGCTAGTTATGTGCTGgccagctgtttgttcacccgcacccacccgcaattgctaataacccatccgcaaccaccagactatatgtgataaagtgacaATCTGAGGCCTGCACCTGACCCTAACCCGCTATAATATAGAAAAatgctgtaggctacagtcaaaGACGGTAGAATAATTTTTTTGACATGGGGTGCAGATTTTCTCCTGATTTTAGATATGTTTCAGCTTATAATTTCCGACATTTTGGTAgactatttgttagtcaacttatCTAttattagatacatgcagcttctgttctgtcattatatgttgccctcAAAGACTAAATTAACCCCTGCTCACCAGATTGTCATAAATCAATAGAATGAATGCTTTaatctagttgacatcggtaaagttTTTCTCTGTCATCTTCTTTCGTGGAGCAAAAACGTTTAGGGACCAAAAAATAATTAAAGGAGAACGATTTTCCCTGCTAaatttccaaatgacatcagtttgaccggttgtaaGGAAGTAGAAAGCTGAGAAAacaacccaacatgtttctgataagatttcagtttggcttggatgcatattttacgtggttgaaatactatcagcttttatgatgctgataaagatagatACCATCTGTAGAGGTACTAACTGAGTatttgcattctctcaagatgctgatagaaagaaatcatatttctccactcctgttcctgagtcagaatgtagcctacatttggtgtatcatttcACTGCAAGAAATCCTTAATtttgcaggagttaatattaaggctatgtgagaggttatagacctacagtcagtgtccagatttccgTTTCCACTAAACCCATcggaacagtaggctacagttcccttgaacTTCCCTATTTGTCTTCCCTATTTGTCTTGTGACTGAATTTGAATAGctcctcacaatcatcacacttttaccacttcaccaaatatTTTCCCAACATGACTTTTCTGGCCCTCCTTTCTCTTTATCTTCAACATTTCAAAGCTTTCCTCTTGTTGAATTCAAATCTGTGGATTGACGTAAACTTTTTGTCCCGTTTCCAAAAGCATGTGGTTATTGGCATGTAGGCTATTTGGCGCGTGTACAGTTAGACTCCTAGGTTTATGCACTAATGCCAGGTAGCCTAAAATAATTAAAGAacaacctcaatgtagcctatagatataaattgcgcaggaattatacatttatggattttttaaaggcattgtttctctttattcaacctgcccgctacccacccgcccttcatccacacaatatttaatgaccctaaacccgtccgggttatgagtcaaccagGGCATCACTACTAGACACCTCTGTTGGAGTTTCTCGAAGGATGCCTCAGATCACCGCTATGATtttgaggtgattttccatcaccCACTGACCCCTCCTGCCCTCTTCTCTATTATCTGCTTCTAGGCTCTGTGGGTCAGCTTATTAAAGAGAGGGGTCGGCTACCTGAGGACCTGGCCCTACACTACCACTGTCAGGTCCTGGAGGCGCTGGAGCACCTGCTGAAGAGACGAGTGCTGCACCTGGACATAAAGGGTAGGCCGAGACATGAGATAATGAAAATGGCTGACTTATGAACAAAACTACAGCAGAGGGTTCATAAAACACACGGTAACTGAATGCCTGGGCACATACACTGACTCTTACTAGGCATTTTAAAACTAGGTTTGATTATGGCAGCTATTAAAACAGTAATTACAAGACttgtcaaattaaatcaaatgtatttatatagcccttcttacatcagctgatatctcaaagtgctgtacagaaacccagcctaaaaccccaaacaggaagcaatgcagatgtagaagaacGGTGACTAggagaaactccctagaaaggccaaaaccagtctatgaggggtggccagtcctcttctggctgtgccgggtggagattataacagaacatggccaagatgttcaaatgttcataaatgaccagcatggtcaaataataataatcacagtagttgtcgagggtgcaacaagtcagcacctcaggagtaaatgtcagttggcttttcatagccgatcattgagagtatctctaccgctcctgctgtctctagagagttgaaaacagcaggtctgggacaggtagcacgtccggtgaacaggtcagggttccatagccgcaggcagttGACATGTAAAGAGGAATAGAAGAAGCAGACGTTCAGGATATTCATATTTTGATTCATATTTTGCCTTGGTGAGAGTAAGTTGTTTCTCGGCTGTTTTTGCAGTTGTTATGTGGAACACAAGAGTCGCAGATCGTGTCTTGATCTCCCGCACCTGTGTTGTGAAACCAGAGCATCACAGGCTGAGAACGCGCCAAGCCGGGAATTTCCCACAGCGTGACTCACCGCTGCTCTTTAGAGGGCGCATGCGCTCGccagccagagagagggagagacagaactagaggaagagagagagagacagagcaaagGATAGACAGTTGGAACCACATGGCTCAGTGCTCAGATGCCACCTGGTGTCAGATATGCCACACCACAGGCACAGATACAACGGGGAGGTTTTGCCAAGTCACCTGCTGCCTGTCTATTATGCTATAAGCCCCAGATTCATTCCTTCCCCAACAGCTGTTTCTTAATAGCCAACATGACTTGGATTTGACTCTCTTTTCCCCCTGGTTACCAGAACCTTGCCCCGGCTGCATAGCTACAGTGCTGCTAAATTTGGCTGTCTCATCCCAGAATTATAGAACAACAATATCCAAATCCAGTATATAGCCACAgattaacgtgtgtgtgtgtgtgtgtgtgtgtgtgtgtgtgtgtgtgtgtgtgtgtgtgtgtgtgtgtgtgtgtgtgtgtgtgtgtgtgtgtgtgtgtgtgtgtgtgtgtgtgtgtgtgtgtgtgtgtgtgtgtgtgtgttgcagcggACAATGTGTTGCTGTCAGAGGATGGGAGGGACACTTTTCTGTGTGACTTTGGACACTCGGAGAGAACGGACATCGGTGGACAGAGCCTAAGTGCATCCCAAGGAGGTAGCAAAATATGAACTCAAGCCCCCACTAGACAAAAAAGAGGGATACACCAAAAACAATAAAGTGTTTGACCTGGTTGTCATGTCTGAATGTAtactctgtgtatgtgtgtggaagCAGATCTGAAGGggacagagacacacatggcCCCGGAGATTGTGAAAGGGGAAACCCGCCGCGGAGCCAAAGCAGACGTGTGGAGCAGCTGCTGCATGTTACTGCACATGCTCAATGGCTGCCAGCCCTGGACACGATACTACTCCCGCCCACTGTACTTCAAGGTATCATTCAACACAACACCACCCTGTCTTCATACTTGACGTGTGACACATATGTAGCTTTTGACGTTTCAAAAAAAAAATCGTAGCCAATATTAGGCCTCTGATTGGATTGAATCTTCGTGTCGTGGATTGATTGTTCATGTGGCTATGGTTACAGATAGCCAATGAACCACCGCCTCTGAGGGAGATCCCGCCCGATTGCAGTCAATTCACTGCTGATGTCATAAAGGTGGGACTACAGAAGGAGCCAACCAAGAGGGCCTCCGCCTCGGAGCTCAAGGGAAGAGCAGCCAGAGCTCTGAGAGAAGGTGAGGGTGTAGCACCGCCACTGTTCTTAGATCAGTTCTTAGATGTTAAAAACTGTGGCTGTTAACCATGTTCATGTGAATACTGGCTAACAAACCTACTGCTTTTAGATCAGTCCTTATAACTGACTAAAAACCCTACTGTGTGTCTTTAGTGGGAGGACTCAGCAGCCCCATCAGAGGGTCCTATAAGGAGCCTCTACAGATAGATGACAGCCCCAGCCAGTCTAGCCAGCCCTGGCCTCCCTTTAGCAGAGACACCTGCTCTGAGGAGAGCCCTGAGCTATGGCTGGAATCCATGAACCCAGGGAGCAGGGAGCTGAAcaatgatgaggaggaggaaggcagTGAGGCAGACACAGAGGAGACAGCCTCACCTCCAGACTCACCTCGCTCTCTACTGACACAACTCCATGAATGGCGAAATCCCAAGATGGCCGACGTCACCTCCAACGTATCGGAGCTTGAACTGCGCAAACTGGAGAGAGGTAAGGGTTGTTGCAACATTCTGTGTGTttgctgtctgtcagtctgtgtaTCTAAGTTCATTTTACTTGATGTATATCTGTGTGAGTCTATATCAACTCAAGTCAACT is from Salvelinus namaycush isolate Seneca chromosome 41, SaNama_1.0, whole genome shotgun sequence and encodes:
- the LOC120034417 gene encoding mitogen-activated protein kinase kinase kinase 14-like isoform X2 — translated: MAVRRRIFNSTRPFSGSPQIELKGSYASLPSPEDRTSDEEGKESKGDFMPCLKPRIIKVLTKGTAEQVGEAGPLNYQKNSFIAQAECETQDSQQFSPSCSERSFVASPNCLINRDSSEHNNVACSTAASNHDKPGSPAHCSPRKKPRKKQKRKEEKEEQRETGKQRQRRRVPSGVPEQETQTGSSPQLIQTQDASEHQSNISTSYSSSIPSLEAHDTRCPPYPLQDCNRGPSHSHLYWGPQVFSPPSNLSTYGQESDSDSPLSSVGDCSLALAGLRGSVSQEDRCYAGPFCKDFCKDVERDVREKEGEVSETDTNEGLIFNENIQPVNYEYREGKDYSLCKSINTGSYGEVHSVQDNRTHFRFGAKKILLKSFSSEEVGTWSALKSPRVVELFGVIREGPYVVLFMDLKAGSVGQLIKERGRLPEDLALHYHCQVLEALEHLLKRRVLHLDIKADNVLLSEDGRDTFLCDFGHSERTDIGGQSLSASQGDLKGTETHMAPEIVKGETRRGAKADVWSSCCMLLHMLNGCQPWTRYYSRPLYFKIANEPPPLREIPPDCSQFTADVIKVGLQKEPTKRASASELKGRAARALREVGGLSSPIRGSYKEPLQIDDSPSQSSQPWPPFSRDTCSEESPELWLESMNPGSRELNNDEEEEGSEADTEETASPPDSPRSLLTQLHEWRNPKMADVTSNVSELELRKLEREFYLTSLSQLHSAETQEQLLSCLSSSDCYSNRDLWDRKDSGRWSISQGDDLSSGVFSYNSQPDGQILSMDWLVHQSHLSPPRCFEGVDVCITDVNGQSIRVREKRRVKVGHIATGISDQISERVFTMETQEQEPVAHDEEVQDSGLLLCCVPAPDYCQAWRWRVKEGVLETRD
- the LOC120034417 gene encoding mitogen-activated protein kinase kinase kinase 14-like isoform X4 — encoded protein: MAVRRRIFNSTRPFSGSPQIELKGSYASLPSPEDRTSDEEGKESKGDFMPCLKPRIIKVLTKGTAEQVGEAGPLNYQKNSFIAQAECETQDSQQFSPSCSERSFVASPNCLINRDSSEHNNVACSTAASNHDKPGSPAHCSPRKKPRKKQKRKEEKEEQRETGKQRQRRRVPSGVPEQETQTGSSPQLIQTQQDASEHQSNISTSYSSSIPSLEAHDTRCPPYPLQDCNRGPSHSHLYWGPQVFSPPSNLSTYGQESDSDSPLSSVGDCSLALAGLRGSVSQEDRCYAGPFCKDFCKDVERDVREKEGEVSETDTNEGLIFNENIQPVNYEYREGKDYSLCKSINTGSYGEVHSVQDNRTHFRFGAKKILLKSFSSEEVGTWSALKSPRVVELFGVIREGPYVVLFMDLKAGSVGQLIKERGRLPEDLALHYHCQVLEALEHLLKRRVLHLDIKADNVLLSEDGRDTFLCDFGHSERTDIGGQSLSASQGDLKGTETHMAPEIVKGETRRGAKADVWSSCCMLLHMLNGCQPWTRYYSRPLYFKIANEPPPLREIPPDCSQFTADVIKVGLQKEPTKRASASELKGRAARALREVGGLSSPIRGSYKEPLQIDDSPSQSSQPWPPFSRDTCSEESPELWLESMNPGSRELNNDEEEEGSEADTEETASPPDSPRSLLTQLHEWRNPKMADVTSNVSELELRKLEREFYLTSLSQLHSAETQEQLLSCLSSSDCYSNRDLWDRKDSGRWSISQGDDLSSGVFSYNSQPDGQILSMDWLVHQSHLSPPRCFEGVDVCITDVNGQSIRVREKRRVKVGHIATGISDQATTHRPSLQHLTPPVSLP
- the LOC120034417 gene encoding mitogen-activated protein kinase kinase kinase 14-like isoform X3, with amino-acid sequence MAVRRRIFNSTRPFSGSPQIELKGSYASLPSPEDRTSDEEGKESKGDFMPCLKPRIIKVLTKGTAEQVGEAGPLNYQKNSFIAQAECETQDSQQFSPSCSERSFVASPNCLINRDSSEHNNVACSTAASNHDKPGSPAHCSPRKKPRKKQKRKEEKEEQRETGKQRQRRRVPSGVPEQETQTGSSPQLIQTQDCNRGPSHSHLYWGPQVFSPPSNLSTYGQESDSDSPLSSVGDCSLALAGLRGSVSQEDRCYAGPFCKDFCKDVERDVREKEGEVSETDTNEGLIFNENIQPVNYEYREGKDYSLCKSINTGSYGEVHSVQDNRTHFRFGAKKILLKSFSSEEVGTWSALKSPRVVELFGVIREGPYVVLFMDLKAGSVGQLIKERGRLPEDLALHYHCQVLEALEHLLKRRVLHLDIKADNVLLSEDGRDTFLCDFGHSERTDIGGQSLSASQGDLKGTETHMAPEIVKGETRRGAKADVWSSCCMLLHMLNGCQPWTRYYSRPLYFKIANEPPPLREIPPDCSQFTADVIKVGLQKEPTKRASASELKGRAARALREVGGLSSPIRGSYKEPLQIDDSPSQSSQPWPPFSRDTCSEESPELWLESMNPGSRELNNDEEEEGSEADTEETASPPDSPRSLLTQLHEWRNPKMADVTSNVSELELRKLEREFYLTSLSQLHSAETQEQLLSCLSSSDCYSNRDLWDRKDSGRWSISQGDDLSSGVFSYNSQPDGQILSMDWLVHQSHLSPPRCFEGVDVCITDVNGQSIRVREKRRVKVGHIATGISDQISERVFTMETQEQEPVAHDEEVQDSGLLLCCVPAPDYCQAWRWRVKEGVLETRD